A genomic stretch from Lathyrus oleraceus cultivar Zhongwan6 chromosome 2, CAAS_Psat_ZW6_1.0, whole genome shotgun sequence includes:
- the LOC127123685 gene encoding uncharacterized protein LOC127123685, translating to MRSATAPNPPCSSENRFNDDACDFECVIGEKKLVPLYGKGRSVIDPRTEIPPRPSDIHTLFASLEQMRLSREAIEQRFKEYIDQCIKEFCMAQEQRIALLQEAQERRFQQLECRIKVCRADADYRIKKFQAEAEQRIKECRVEADQRIRECRAEYHADAEQRIKKLRADAEQRINEFRVECHVETEQRIKECQCPVCKCVVGEEKLVPLYGKGRSVTDLRTEIPPRPSDIHTLFASLEQMRLSREATEQRFKEYIDQCIEETCVAQEQHIALPQEAQERRFKQLECRIKECRADADYRIKKFRAEAEQQQRIALLQEAQERRFQQLECRIKECRADADYRIKKSRAEAEQRIKECRAEADQRIRECRAEYRADAEQRIKKLRVDVEQQQRIALLPEAKERRFQQLEYRIRECRADVDYQIKKFRAEAEQRIKECRAEADQRIRECRC from the exons ATGAGATCAGCGACTGCACCGAATCCACCATGTTCGTCGGAGAACCGTTTCAATGACGAtgcctgtgattttgaat GCGTTATTGGGGAGAAGAAATTGGTTCCTCTTTATGGTAAAGGAAGATCGGTAATTGATCCAAGAACGGAGATTCCTCCTCGTCCTTCcgacattcatacgttgtttgcAAGCTTAGAGCAAATGCGTTTGTCTCGTGAGGCTATAGAACAACGTTTCAAGGAGTATATAGATCAGTGTATTAAGGAATTTTGTATGGCTCAAGAGCAGCGTATCGCACTACTTCAGGAGGCTCAAGAGCGGCGTTTCCAGCAGCTTGAGTGTCGTATCAAAGTGTGTCGTGCTGATGCAGATTACCGGATCAAAAAGTTTCAAGCGGAGgcagaacaacgtatcaaggagtgtcgcgTAGAGGCTGACCAACGTATCAGggagtgtcgcgcagagtatCATGCGGATGCAGAACAACGTATCAAGAAGCTTCGTGCGGatgcagagcagcgtatcaacgagtttcgcgtGGAGTGTCATgtggagactgagcagcgcatcaaggagtgtc aatgtcccgTTTGCAAATGCGTTGTTGGGGAAGAGAAATTGGTTCCTCTTTATGGTAAAGGAAGATCGGTAACTGATCTAAGAACGGAGATTCCTCCTCGTCCTTCcgacattcatacgttgtttgcGAGCTTAGAGCAAATGCGTTTGTCTCGTGAGGCTACAGAACAGCGTTTCAAGGAGTATATAGATCAGTGTATTGAGGAAACTTGTGTGGCACAAGAGCAGCATATCGCACTACCTCAGGAGGCTCAAGAGCGGCGTTTCAAGCAGCTTGAGTGTCGTATCAAAGAGTGTCGTGCTGATGCAGATTACCGGATCAAAAAGTTTCGTGCGGAGgcagaacaac AGCAGCGTATCGCACTACTTCAGGAGGCTCAAGAGCGGCGTTTCCAGCAGCTTGAGTGTCGTATCAAAGAGTGTCGTGCTGATGCAGATTACCGGATCAAAAAGTCTCGTGCGGAGGCAGAACAACGTATAAAGGAATGTCGCGCAGAGGCAGACCAGCGTATCAGggagtgtcgcgcagagtatCGTGCGGATGCAGAACAACGTATCAAGAAGCTTCGTGTGGATGtagagcagc AGCAGCGTATCGCACTACTTCCGGAGGCTAAAGAGCGACGTTTCCAGCAGCTTGAGTATCGTATCAGAGAGTGTCGTGCTGATGTAGATTATCAGATCAAAAAGTTTCGTGCGGAGgcagaacaacgtatcaaggagtgtcgcgcagaggcTGACCAACGTATCAGGGAGTGTCgctgttag